The following coding sequences lie in one Maniola jurtina chromosome 11, ilManJurt1.1, whole genome shotgun sequence genomic window:
- the LOC123869738 gene encoding neuropeptides capa receptor-like encodes MHNNLTNSSENEYYNLMLWTLFLRKAMGNDPVWLQVTISTVLLTIFVVGVIGNLLTCIVIYNDRTMHTATNFYLFNMAVSDAIVSFAIFLEVYLFVAEAYLFGEIACKIHYFFVIVLFNNSILVVTALAIERYIAIWHPLMLKSSMAWKRVMKVIAIIWIIAILETAPEVLSVELTRTHHVSVCFIVPSPFSRVVNGILALVTFVIPLGILLFVYIMIALKVNITEKSNSNRKIFNHRDNRSKVNKLIVAITLSFLICWLPFFTFRVLLFSFDMRELMQMEKFWGTGYKVVLVNSWFSIVLNPILFSLMSTKFRKALKMLWNKKTHNQNTETTAV; translated from the exons atgcataataatttaacaaattCTTCAGaaaatgaatattataatttgatgCTATGGACCCTATTCTTGAGGAAGGCGATGGGAAACGACCCTGTTTGGCTACAAGTTACTATTTCTACCGTGTTATTGACAATATTCGTAGTAGGCGTGATTGGCAACCTTCTAACATGCATAGTTATCTACAACGACAGGACGATGCACACGGCAACCAACTTTTACCTCTTCAACATGGCCGTGTCAGATGCAATAGTATCCTTTGCTATTTTCCTCGAAGTGTACTTGTTCGTGGCCGAAGCATATTTGTTCGGAGAAATCGCTTGCAAAATACATTACTTCTTTGTGATCGTGTTGTTCAATAACAGTATTTTGGTGGTCACAGCGCTGGCTATAGAGAGGTACATAGCGATATGGCATCCATTAATGCTGAAATCATCGATGGCTTGGAAAAGAGTGATGAAGGTAATAGCAATCATATGGATCATAGCAATCCTGGAGACTGCACCGGAGGTTCTATCAGTGGAACTGACCAGAACGCACCATGTATCGGTGTGTTTCATAGTGCCGAGTCCATTTTCAAGAGTGGTTAACGGGATTTTGGCTTTAGTGACTTTTGTAATACCGTTGGGGATTCTGCTGTTTGTGTACATAATGATCGCGTTGAAAGTAAACATAACCGAGAAATCGAATTCAAATAGGAAAATATTTAACCATAGGGACAACAGAAGCAAAGTGAATAAACTTATTG TAGCGATCACGCTGTCATTTCTAATCTGCTGGCTCCCATTCTTTACTTTTCGAGTACTGTTATTCTCTTTTGATATGAGGGAACTGATGCAAATGGAGAAG TTCTGGGGCACCGGCTACAAGGTTGTGCTCGTCAATAGCTGGTTCAGTATCGTTTTGAACCCGATACTTTTTAGCCTAATGTCCACTAAGTTTAGGAAAGCCCTCAAG ATGCTATGGAATAAAAAAACGCATAATCAAAATACGGAAACAACAGCAGTATag
- the LOC123869270 gene encoding cytochrome P450 4C1-like, with protein MYPLLIYFIFVSITIIAVLLFLYDRYSGAVQQIARIPGPKRWPIIGNSFHFLLPPDELFTFLRTLYTNFGGFNQIHAINLWAVGVYNPEDIEKILSSVRYNNKLEPYGFLKPWLGEGLLTSNGPKWHQRRKLLTPAFHFNILKKYFRTFTEQAEQFLEKVEAEAGNPQTDVQPLISLTTLRVMCETTMGTSMNDGIESVIRKYLKAIETIGESVVKRMCRIWLYSSVIFNLSTIGRNQKAALLDLHSFTNKIIKERKEFLKGLKSNQLEDDESIGKKGRLAMLDLLLENETLGNINIEGIREEVDTFMFEGHDTTAMALSFFIMAIANEPVVQDKIYEETQSIFGSSQRSATMQDLSEMSYLECCIKESLRLYPSVPFISRFVTEELNFNGYTVPANTHYHIFIYDLHHRADLYPEPERFIPERFLPENCADRHRYAYIPFSAGPRNCIGKKFAMLEMKTLISSLIRRFRLEPVTKPSDLKFRTDLVLRTYNQPIYVRFCKRFSDEQAS; from the exons ATGTATCctctacttatatattttatttttgtttctataacaataattgctgtgcttttatttttgtatgaccGGTACAGTGGTGCTGTTCAACAAATAGCTAGAATACCCGGACCAAAAAGGTGGCCTATTATTGggaattcatttcatttcctgTTACCTCCAG ATGaactatttacatttttacGAACATTGTACACTAATTTTGGCGGATTTAATCAAATTCACGCAATCAATTTGTGGGCTGTAGGCGTGTACAATCCAGAAGATATTGAG AAAATATTGTCATCGGtacgttataataataaattggaaccgTACGGTTTTCTGAAGCCATGGCTGGGCGAAGGTCTATTAACAAGTAATG gTCCGAAGTGGCATCAACGTCGTAAGTTACTGACGCCAGCTTTTCACTTCAATATTTTAAAGAAGTATTTCAGAACGTTCACAGAACAAGCGGAACAATTTCTGGAGAAGGTAGAGGCGGAGGCTGGCAACCCACAGACCGACGTTCAACCCTTAATAAGCTTGACAACTTTGCGTGTCATGTGTG AAACAACTATGGGAACCTCGATGAATGATGGAATAGAATCTGTTATAAGGAAATATTTGAAAGCTATAGAAACCATTGGAGAGTCCGTTGTGAAAAGAATGTGTAGAATCTGGCTTTATAGTAGTGTTATATTCAATTTGTCAACGATTGGACGCAATCAAAAAGCAGCTTTATTGGACTTGCATTCAttcacaaataaaattataaaagagagaaaagaatttttgaaaggCTTAAAAAGCAATCAATTAGAAGATGATGAAAGTATTGGTAAAAAAGGAAGGCTGGCAATGCTGGATTTGCTGCTTGAAAATGAGACATTAGGTAACATAAATATTGAAGGAATTAGAGAAGAGGTTGATACATTTATGTTTGAG GGTCATGACACAACTGCTATGGCGTTATCATTCTTTATAATGGCAATTGCTAATGAACCTGTAGTGCAA GATAAAATATATGAGGAAACGCAGAGTATTTTTGGAAGCTCTCAACGTTCAGCCACAATGCAAGATCTTAGCGAAATGTCATATTTGGAATGTTGTATTAAAGAATCCTTACGACTTTATCCCAGCGTACCTTTTATATCACGATTTGTTACTGAAGAATTAAATTTTA aCGGCTATACAGTGCCAGCAAACACTCACTATCACATATTCATTTATGATTTGCATCATCGTGCTGATTTATACCCTGAACCAGAACGCTTCATCCCTGAGCGGTTCCTGCCCGAAAACTGTGCTGATCGTCATCGTTACGCCTATATACCTTTTAGCGCGGGACCTAGGAACTGCAttg GTAAAAAATTTGCGATGCTTGAGATGAAGACTCTAATATCAAGTTTGATAAGAAGATTTCGCTTGGAACCTGTCACAAAGCCATCCGACTTGAAATTTAGAACTGATTTAGTATTACGTACCTATAATCAACCAATCTATGTCCGCTTCTGCAAGAGGTTCAGCGACGAACAGGCATCATAA